The genome window TTGTCCCAGACAGTTAGATCTCAAGCGAAAGTTCAAGATCAAAAGATCGCAGGCTTCGCCAGCTCCTACAGACCCAGCGGGAGCAAGCTCCCTCGCCACGGAACCCCTCGTTTGATCAGGGATGCTGCACCGGCATCGTCAATTCGACCCGCAATCCATCCGGGCGGCTGTCGAAATGCAGGCCGCAACCGCAACGCTGGACGATGGCCTGGACGATCGCCAGCCCCAGCCCGCAGCCGGTGCTCTGGCCGTTGCGCCAGAAGCGTTGGGTCAAGTGCTGGATGTCGTCGGCGGCGATGCCGGGGCCATGGTCGCGGACCTGGAAACGCACGCGCTGGCCGATCATTTCCAGGCTCAGTTCCACATCGGTATCGTCCGGAGTATGGCGCAGGGCGTTGTCCAGCAGGTTGCGCAAGGCGGCGATGGAGAGCACCGCCGGCATTTGCACCGGCGCGTCGGACAGCCCTGGGGCCAAGTGCAATTTGATTCGCCGGGACTCACTGCTGGCCGCGTCCTGGATCGCCAGTCGCGCAACCTGCTCGGCGTTGCAGTGCACGCCATCGTCGAACGACAGGCTGCCTTCGACCCGAGCCAGCAGCAGCAACTGTTCGAGTGTGCGATGCATGCGGTCGGCGCCCTCCTCGGCCCGGGCCAGGGATTGGTCGCGGGCGGCGCCCTCGGTCATGCGCGCCACTTGCAGGTGCGTCTTGATGGCGGTCAACGGGCTGCGCAGCTCGTGGGCAGCGTCGCCGGTCAACCGTCGCTCACGCTCGATGGTCTTGCCGATACGCTGGAACAGCTGGTTCTGGGTCTCCAGCAACGGTCGCAACTCGCTGGGCAGCGGATGGATCTGCAAAGGCTCCAGGGAATCGGCATTGCGCCGCATCAGCGCATCGCGCATGCGATTGAGCGGCGCCAGGCCCTGGCCGATGCCCAGCCACAACAGGCACAGGCAACCGAGCAACGCCACGCCCACCGGCACCGAGGCAGCCAGCAGTATCGACATGTTCAGGGCTTCGCGCTCGATCTGGCGGTCGGCGGTGGTGATGCGCAAGTCGCCTCGGGCCAGGGTGAAGCTGCGCCAGGGCGCACCGTCGATCATCTGGTCGTGGAAGCCCATTTTCTCGGCTTCCAGGGCCTGTTCCGGGGTCCCGTGGCTGCGGGCCAGAATCTCGCCGCGCAAGGAACTGACCTGACAGGCCATGCCGCCGGGAATGCTCAGTTGCTCGGAGCTCAAGTGCGTGCCGTCGCCCTTGCTGGGCAACGGCGGCATCTGCTCCAGCAACCCGGCAACCATCCGCGCCGATGCCACCAGGCGCTGGTCGAGGGAGAACATCATCTGGTTGCGCAGGTCGCTGAGCATCCACGCCGCGGCCAGGGCCCAGATCAGGGCGAAGGCGGCGCCGAGGGTCAGGCTCAGGCGCAGTCGCAGGCTCATCACTTGGAGGACTCTGCGCCGTCGGCCGGACCCAGGCGATAGCCCAGGCCGCGCACGGTCTCGACAATGCCATTCCCCAGCTTGCGCCGCAGGTGATGGATATGGACGTTGAGGGCATTACTTTCCAGCTCGTCGTTGAACCCGTAGACGCTGTCCTTGAGTTGCTCGGTGGACAGCACCCGGCCGCGACTGTGCAAGAGCGCCTGCAACAGCGATTGTTCGCGCCGGGACAGATCCACCGGCTGGCCGTCCAGGGTGGTTTCCCGGCTGCTGGGGTCGTAGGTCAGGCGACCGTGCTCGATCAGGTTGACGCTGCGCCCCGCCACGCGCCGCAGCAACGTGTGCAGGCGCGCCGCAAGCTCGCGCAGGTCGAAGGGTTTGAGCAGATAGTCATCGGCCCCGGCCTGCAAGCCGTCGACCCGGTCGGTCACCGAGTCACGGGCGGTGAGGATCAGCACCGGCGTCTCCAGCCCCTGCTGGCGCAGTTGCCGCAGCAGCTTGAGACCGTCCTCATCGGGCAATCCCAGGTCCAGCACCATGACATCGAACTCCGCCACGCCGACCATCGCCCGCGCCGCCGATGCGGTGGCCACGTGCTCGACCGTCAGGCCCTGCGCCGTGAGGCCGGCAACGATCCCGCTGGCAATCAACTCATCGTCTTCGCAGACCAGTACGCGCATGGTAAGCCCCGTGGAAAAAGGTACATTAGGCCGCCGGCCGATTAAGCCGACATTATGCGACGAGTACGGCAAACATGGGCGATCATTACGGCCTGCCGGTCGCCGCCGGGTTAATCGACGGTTAATCGCCAGTCGCCATTGTGTTTTCCACTCGCTTCGTTCTAAGGCTTTATCCATGCGTCGATTGTTTTTGCTGTGGCTGTTTCTGATCTCGGGCCTGGCCCAGGCCGCCAATCCCTTCGAAACCAAACCCGATTTCCTGCC of Pseudomonas fluorescens contains these proteins:
- a CDS encoding ATP-binding protein encodes the protein MMSLRLRLSLTLGAAFALIWALAAAWMLSDLRNQMMFSLDQRLVASARMVAGLLEQMPPLPSKGDGTHLSSEQLSIPGGMACQVSSLRGEILARSHGTPEQALEAEKMGFHDQMIDGAPWRSFTLARGDLRITTADRQIEREALNMSILLAASVPVGVALLGCLCLLWLGIGQGLAPLNRMRDALMRRNADSLEPLQIHPLPSELRPLLETQNQLFQRIGKTIERERRLTGDAAHELRSPLTAIKTHLQVARMTEGAARDQSLARAEEGADRMHRTLEQLLLLARVEGSLSFDDGVHCNAEQVARLAIQDAASSESRRIKLHLAPGLSDAPVQMPAVLSIAALRNLLDNALRHTPDDTDVELSLEMIGQRVRFQVRDHGPGIAADDIQHLTQRFWRNGQSTGCGLGLAIVQAIVQRCGCGLHFDSRPDGLRVELTMPVQHP
- a CDS encoding response regulator, with product MRVLVCEDDELIASGIVAGLTAQGLTVEHVATASAARAMVGVAEFDVMVLDLGLPDEDGLKLLRQLRQQGLETPVLILTARDSVTDRVDGLQAGADDYLLKPFDLRELAARLHTLLRRVAGRSVNLIEHGRLTYDPSSRETTLDGQPVDLSRREQSLLQALLHSRGRVLSTEQLKDSVYGFNDELESNALNVHIHHLRRKLGNGIVETVRGLGYRLGPADGAESSK